Proteins found in one uncultured Desulfuromonas sp. genomic segment:
- the nadC gene encoding carboxylating nicotinate-nucleotide diphosphorylase yields MFEIDRIIQMALTEDIGSGDITTLSTVPKGTSSRAQLVAKEDFVLAGMEVVERVFTLLDGAVSFEALKRDGEQIARGDVLAWIKGDAHTLLQGERVALNLMQRMSGIASHTAAFVAAVAGTDAIIVDTRKTMPGLRVLDKYSVRMGGGQNHRTSLYDGVLIKENHIAAAGGITAAIDGARNRAPHTLKIEVETESLQDVQEALDAGADIIMLDNMSLDMLREAVDLIGTRAVTEASGGVNLDTVADIAKTGVNLISVGALTHSSCAVDISMLFE; encoded by the coding sequence GAATTATACAGATGGCCTTAACGGAGGATATTGGCTCCGGCGATATCACAACATTGTCCACGGTTCCCAAAGGCACATCGAGCCGAGCGCAGTTGGTGGCCAAGGAGGATTTTGTTTTGGCGGGGATGGAGGTTGTCGAGCGCGTGTTTACGTTGCTGGACGGCGCAGTCTCCTTTGAAGCGTTAAAGCGCGACGGCGAGCAGATTGCTCGTGGCGATGTGCTGGCTTGGATCAAGGGCGATGCCCATACCCTGTTGCAGGGGGAGCGAGTGGCGTTGAACCTGATGCAGCGCATGAGCGGTATTGCCAGCCACACTGCGGCATTCGTTGCGGCCGTGGCCGGAACCGATGCCATCATCGTCGACACCCGCAAAACCATGCCGGGTCTGCGGGTTTTGGACAAATACTCGGTGCGGATGGGCGGAGGTCAGAACCATCGGACATCTCTTTATGACGGCGTGCTGATCAAAGAGAACCATATCGCTGCGGCAGGTGGTATTACGGCGGCCATTGACGGTGCGCGCAATCGGGCGCCTCATACTCTGAAAATAGAGGTGGAGACGGAATCGCTGCAGGATGTTCAGGAAGCTCTCGACGCTGGAGCTGATATCATCATGCTCGATAATATGAGTCTCGATATGCTGCGTGAAGCCGTGGACCTGATCGGTACGCGTGCCGTAACGGAAGCCTCGGGTGGTGTGAACCTCGATACCGTGGCCGATATTGCCAAAACCGGCGTCAACCTGATCTCTGTCGGTGCCTTGACCCATTCGAGTTGCGCTGTCGATATCTCGATGCTGTTTGAATAA